In Halorussus limi, a genomic segment contains:
- a CDS encoding 50S ribosomal protein L5: MSEAESDFHEMREPTVEKVVVHMGVGEGGRELADAEDILEDVTGQQSVRTLAKSTKPEFGIRQGDPIGTKVTLRDDEAREFLQKALPLADIAARQFDETGNFSFGVEEHTEFPSQEYDPNVGIYGLDVTVNLVRPGYRISKRDKVTRSVPSAHKLDAEDAIAFLESNFDVEVER, from the coding sequence ATGAGCGAAGCCGAATCCGACTTCCACGAGATGCGCGAACCGACCGTCGAGAAGGTCGTCGTCCACATGGGCGTCGGCGAAGGTGGTCGGGAACTCGCGGACGCCGAGGACATCCTCGAAGACGTGACCGGCCAGCAGAGCGTGCGGACGCTGGCCAAGTCCACCAAGCCCGAGTTCGGCATCCGGCAGGGCGACCCCATCGGCACGAAGGTCACCCTGCGCGACGACGAGGCTCGGGAGTTCCTCCAGAAGGCGCTACCGCTGGCCGACATCGCGGCTCGTCAGTTCGACGAGACCGGGAACTTCAGCTTCGGCGTCGAGGAACACACCGAGTTCCCGAGCCAGGAGTACGACCCGAACGTCGGCATCTACGGTCTCGACGTGACGGTCAACCTCGTGCGACCGGGCTACCGAATCAGCAAGCGGGACAAGGTCACGCGGTCGGTCCCCTCGGCACACAAGCTGGACGCCGAGGACGCCATCGCGTTCCTCGAATCGAACTTCGACGTGGAGGTTGAACGATGA
- a CDS encoding 30S ribosomal protein S14, producing MSESEIDSEATGEHAAKRTGQTDECQRCGRKQGLVGKYDINLCRQCFREVARSMGFKKYR from the coding sequence ATGAGTGAAAGTGAAATAGACTCCGAGGCGACCGGAGAACACGCCGCCAAGCGCACCGGCCAGACGGACGAGTGCCAGCGCTGCGGTCGGAAGCAGGGTCTCGTCGGCAAGTACGACATCAACCTGTGTCGGCAGTGTTTCCGCGAAGTCGCCCGAAGCATGGGCTTCAAGAAGTATCGATAA
- a CDS encoding 30S ribosomal protein S8 → MAGNDPLANALSGIDNAESVGHLDHTVQPASNEIGSVLEVFYDRGYIDGFEFVDDGKAGQFEVELKGAINECGAVKPRYSAGSDDFEKWEKRFLPARDYGALVVTTSRGVMSHYEAREQGVGGQVIAYVY, encoded by the coding sequence ATGGCAGGAAACGATCCGCTGGCCAACGCGCTCTCCGGCATCGACAACGCCGAGAGCGTCGGTCATCTGGACCACACCGTACAGCCCGCCTCGAACGAGATCGGCAGCGTACTCGAAGTCTTCTACGACCGAGGGTACATCGACGGCTTCGAGTTCGTCGACGACGGTAAGGCCGGTCAGTTCGAGGTCGAACTGAAAGGCGCCATCAACGAGTGCGGCGCGGTCAAACCCCGGTACTCCGCCGGGTCCGACGACTTCGAGAAGTGGGAGAAGCGGTTCCTCCCCGCCCGTGACTACGGGGCGCTCGTCGTCACGACCAGCCGCGGCGTCATGAGCCACTACGAGGCCCGCGAACAGGGCGTCGGTGGCCAGGTCATCGCCTACGTCTACTAA